One genomic window of Roseateles sp. DAIF2 includes the following:
- a CDS encoding fatty acid desaturase, producing the protein MDFLTTVHDGLVQWLGFGLLDASIWQVVVYALVVTHITIAAVTIFLHRAQAHRALDLGPIPSHFFRLWLWMTTGMVTKEWVAIHRKHHAKCETEEDPHSPQTRGLKKVMQEGAELYRNEAKNQETLAKYSHGVPNDWIERNLYSRYSWQGVGLMLIINLTLFGAIGATIWAVQMAWIPFWAAGVVNGVGHFWGYRNFEAQDASTNISPWGIIIGGEELHNNHHTYPTSAKFSVKPFEFDIGWGYIRAFEMLGWAKVRKTAPKLRQGDIKPADKDTLEAIIANRYEVMAHYASDLRQACAAELAKLKAQGEQHSAKWAQFKLAKRWLHRDADRIPAAVHVEIQGARAASPVLDKLVTMREELRQLWTRTNVSAEQLVSDLQTWCHKAEESGIAELRAFSMHLRTARA; encoded by the coding sequence ATGGACTTCTTGACGACCGTACATGATGGCCTGGTGCAATGGCTGGGCTTCGGCCTGCTGGACGCCAGCATCTGGCAAGTCGTGGTCTATGCCCTGGTGGTGACCCATATCACCATCGCGGCCGTGACCATCTTCCTGCACCGCGCCCAGGCGCACCGCGCGCTGGACCTGGGGCCGATCCCCTCGCATTTCTTCCGCCTCTGGCTGTGGATGACCACCGGCATGGTCACCAAGGAATGGGTGGCCATCCACCGCAAGCACCACGCCAAGTGCGAGACCGAGGAAGACCCGCACAGCCCGCAGACGCGCGGCCTGAAGAAGGTGATGCAGGAGGGCGCCGAGCTCTACCGCAACGAGGCCAAGAACCAGGAAACCCTGGCCAAGTACAGCCATGGCGTGCCCAACGACTGGATCGAGCGCAATCTGTACAGCCGCTACAGCTGGCAGGGCGTGGGCCTGATGCTGATCATCAACCTGACCCTGTTCGGCGCGATCGGCGCGACGATCTGGGCGGTGCAGATGGCCTGGATCCCGTTCTGGGCCGCCGGAGTCGTCAACGGCGTGGGCCATTTCTGGGGCTATCGCAACTTCGAGGCCCAGGACGCGTCGACCAATATCTCGCCCTGGGGCATCATCATCGGTGGTGAGGAGCTGCACAACAACCACCACACCTACCCGACCTCGGCCAAGTTCTCGGTCAAGCCCTTCGAGTTCGACATCGGCTGGGGCTATATCCGCGCCTTCGAGATGCTGGGCTGGGCCAAGGTGCGCAAGACCGCGCCGAAGCTGCGCCAGGGCGACATCAAGCCGGCCGACAAGGACACGCTGGAGGCGATCATCGCCAACCGCTACGAGGTGATGGCCCATTACGCCAGCGATCTGCGCCAGGCCTGCGCGGCCGAGCTGGCCAAGCTGAAGGCGCAGGGCGAGCAGCACAGCGCCAAATGGGCCCAGTTCAAGCTGGCCAAGCGCTGGCTGCACCGCGATGCCGATCGCATCCCGGCGGCCGTGCATGTCGAGATCCAGGGTGCGCGCGCCGCCAGCCCAGTGCTGGACAAGCTGGTGACGATGCGCGAGGAGCTGCGCCAGCTCTGGACCCGCACCAATGTGTCGGCCGAGCAGCTGGTCAGCGACCTGCAGACCTGGTGCCACAAGGCCGAGGAAAGCGGCATTGCCGAGTTGCGCGCCTTCTCGATGCATCTGCGCACCGCTAGGGCCTGA
- a CDS encoding tripartite tricarboxylate transporter substrate binding protein, with protein sequence MKPTAFPARLRLLALPLALVAVSAAAQPGDYPNRPIRIIVPFTAGGSSDVQGRMLGEQLAKLYKQPVIVENKPGAGGHIGGKAVVDAPADGYTLMLGSIGLHATYAVYKKLTYNPGSDFKIVTVLAEMPHVVVANPGIAAADLKQLAAQARREPGAINFGSAGVGSSVHMMGELFKIAADAPLTHIPYRGSSPALADLIGGQIQLMFENPPTTFAHIKTGKLKALAVTGKERLPALPQVPTAAEAGFPSYAATSWTTVAVAASVPDAIADKLNADIRKIVATPEFRQGLQEQGMTPVANTRAEAAKFVAAEKQRWEKVIQQAKLIAD encoded by the coding sequence ATGAAGCCCACTGCATTCCCTGCGCGGCTCCGATTGCTCGCGCTGCCCTTAGCCCTTGTGGCAGTTTCCGCCGCGGCGCAGCCCGGCGACTACCCGAACCGCCCCATCCGGATCATCGTCCCGTTCACGGCCGGTGGCAGTTCCGATGTCCAGGGACGGATGCTGGGCGAGCAGCTCGCCAAGCTGTACAAGCAGCCCGTCATCGTGGAGAACAAGCCGGGCGCGGGTGGCCATATCGGTGGCAAGGCCGTGGTGGATGCCCCGGCCGACGGCTACACGCTCATGCTCGGATCCATCGGGCTGCATGCGACCTACGCCGTCTACAAGAAGCTCACCTACAACCCTGGGAGCGATTTCAAGATCGTCACCGTGCTCGCCGAGATGCCGCATGTCGTGGTCGCCAATCCGGGGATCGCCGCCGCAGATCTCAAGCAGCTGGCAGCCCAGGCGAGGCGGGAGCCCGGCGCGATCAACTTCGGCTCGGCCGGCGTCGGGTCCTCGGTCCACATGATGGGCGAGCTGTTCAAGATCGCCGCCGACGCGCCGCTCACGCACATCCCTTATCGAGGCAGCTCACCCGCGTTGGCCGACCTGATCGGCGGCCAGATCCAGCTGATGTTCGAGAACCCGCCGACGACATTCGCCCACATCAAGACCGGCAAGCTCAAGGCGCTGGCCGTGACCGGCAAGGAGCGGCTGCCCGCACTGCCGCAGGTGCCTACCGCGGCGGAAGCGGGATTCCCTTCCTATGCGGCCACCTCCTGGACCACCGTGGCCGTGGCCGCCAGTGTGCCCGATGCCATCGCCGACAAACTCAATGCCGATATCCGCAAGATCGTGGCAACTCCCGAGTTCCGGCAGGGCTTGCAGGAGCAAGGCATGACGCCGGTGGCCAACACAAGGGCGGAGGCGGCGAAGTTCGTGGCTGCCGAGAAGCAGCGCTGGGAGAAAGTGATTCAGCAGGCCAAACTGATTGCCGACTGA
- a CDS encoding DUF3016 domain-containing protein: protein MNKTIRKTLLLGALLSAALSAQAAFELRFVNPEKFADAGETQIERERTLGELEAYMRGLADKRLPASQKLSVEVLDVNLAGDMEPRGRAMDRIRVVKAIGWPSMELRFVLSEGDKTLREGKVRLSDMNFLSRIGVAHSSTESLRYEKQLLDDWFAQEFAAAKP from the coding sequence ATGAACAAGACCATCCGCAAGACCCTGCTGCTGGGCGCGCTGCTGAGTGCGGCGCTATCGGCCCAGGCGGCCTTCGAGTTGCGGTTCGTGAACCCCGAGAAGTTCGCCGATGCCGGCGAAACCCAAATCGAGCGCGAGCGCACCCTGGGCGAGCTGGAGGCCTATATGCGCGGCTTGGCCGACAAGCGGCTGCCGGCCTCGCAGAAGCTCTCGGTCGAGGTGCTGGATGTGAACCTGGCCGGGGATATGGAGCCGCGCGGCCGCGCGATGGACCGCATCCGCGTCGTCAAGGCGATCGGCTGGCCCAGCATGGAGCTGCGCTTCGTGCTCAGCGAGGGGGATAAGACCCTGCGCGAGGGCAAGGTGCGCCTGTCCGACATGAACTTCCTGAGCCGCATCGGCGTCGCGCATTCGAGCACCGAGTCGCTGCGCTACGAGAAGCAGCTGCTGGACGACTGGTTTGCGCAGGAGTTCGCCGCGGCCAAGCCCTGA
- a CDS encoding serine protease has product MDSQAVRRRLKPRSQGVAAAAACSALLTGAAWAQDTTFDDGPVLAERLLAGVVRVHGGEHGFGVVVGADDTFIYVVTAGHVVGSSGPVLLHGCKQALPPDLPAERMAGFDPAAADVALLRAQRPPGYRLVIRAMAPEERVAISDPAWLLGRDDTCAVRPASGAVAALADTRKLWRIDMPGVLGGSSGAPVATGRGLIALTTDSDNVNLTALGLASLSMRVRAAGARFDLVDARNEPPTDPLAAELDLAEMLGGFLRELRDAQTVLRQPTVKREYFARTVAEYDEVAKRFLATKDKYAGTLARNWPPEVGPQWLALRDRLWSAHENFLAVNSHARQIVETERIPQIVRDRMEALDPELGALQGAIAQFLRALSQRRPSNDTQPP; this is encoded by the coding sequence ATGGATTCGCAAGCAGTTCGCCGCAGACTGAAACCACGAAGCCAGGGTGTCGCGGCCGCTGCGGCTTGCTCTGCACTGCTGACAGGCGCTGCATGGGCGCAGGACACCACCTTCGACGACGGGCCAGTCCTGGCCGAACGGCTGCTCGCCGGCGTCGTACGCGTACATGGCGGCGAGCATGGCTTCGGCGTGGTGGTCGGCGCCGACGACACCTTCATCTATGTCGTGACTGCAGGCCATGTCGTCGGCTCGTCGGGACCGGTTCTCTTGCACGGTTGCAAGCAAGCGCTGCCGCCCGACCTGCCGGCAGAACGCATGGCGGGGTTCGACCCCGCCGCTGCGGATGTGGCTTTGTTACGCGCCCAGCGTCCGCCAGGCTACCGCCTGGTCATACGCGCGATGGCACCGGAGGAACGCGTGGCCATCAGCGACCCGGCCTGGCTGCTCGGCCGCGATGACACCTGCGCGGTGCGGCCCGCCAGTGGCGCAGTGGCGGCATTGGCCGACACGCGCAAGCTGTGGCGCATCGACATGCCAGGTGTCCTGGGCGGCAGTTCGGGGGCACCGGTCGCAACCGGGCGCGGGCTGATCGCGTTGACCACCGACTCGGACAACGTCAACCTCACCGCGCTTGGCTTGGCGTCTCTCTCCATGCGTGTGCGCGCGGCAGGCGCGCGTTTCGATCTCGTCGACGCCCGCAACGAGCCACCGACCGATCCACTGGCCGCCGAGCTGGATTTGGCCGAGATGCTTGGAGGCTTCCTTCGCGAACTGCGCGACGCCCAGACCGTGCTGCGCCAGCCGACCGTCAAGCGTGAGTACTTCGCACGCACGGTGGCCGAGTACGACGAGGTGGCCAAGCGTTTCCTTGCAACAAAGGACAAGTACGCCGGCACCCTCGCGCGCAACTGGCCGCCTGAGGTCGGTCCGCAGTGGCTGGCCTTGCGTGACCGGCTCTGGTCCGCTCATGAGAACTTCCTCGCCGTCAACAGCCATGCACGCCAGATCGTCGAGACCGAGCGCATTCCTCAGATCGTGCGTGACCGGATGGAAGCGCTTGACCCGGAACTCGGCGCCTTGCAAGGCGCCATTGCGCAGTTCTTGCGCGCCCTCAGCCAAAGGAGGCCATCAAATGACACGCAACCCCCATGA
- a CDS encoding SPFH domain-containing protein, translating to MEIALVLLVIAAIFIARAVKVVPQQNAWVVERLGKYHGTLTPGLNFLVPFVDRLAYKHSLKEIPLDVPSQVCITKDNTQLTVDGILYFQVTDAMRASYGSSNYIVAITQLAQTTLRSVIGRMELDRTFEERAIINTSVVEALDEAALNWGVKVLRYEIKDLTPPPAILHSMQAQITAEREKRALIAASEGRRQEQINIATGEREAAIARSEGEKQAEINKAQGEAAAITAVADATADAIRKIAASIEQPGGQQAVQLKVAEKAVDAYAQLAQKNNTMIVPGNMSEVGGLIGTAMALMKGHKPS from the coding sequence ATGGAAATCGCACTGGTACTGCTGGTCATCGCCGCCATCTTCATCGCCCGCGCCGTCAAGGTGGTGCCGCAGCAGAACGCCTGGGTGGTCGAACGCCTGGGCAAGTACCACGGCACCCTGACCCCGGGGCTGAACTTCCTCGTGCCCTTTGTCGACCGCCTCGCCTACAAGCATTCGCTGAAGGAAATCCCGCTCGACGTACCCAGCCAGGTCTGCATCACCAAGGACAACACCCAGCTGACGGTAGACGGCATCCTCTATTTCCAGGTGACGGACGCGATGCGCGCCAGCTACGGCTCCAGCAACTACATCGTCGCGATCACCCAGCTGGCCCAGACCACGCTGCGCTCGGTGATCGGCCGCATGGAGCTGGACCGCACCTTCGAGGAGCGCGCCATCATCAACACCTCGGTCGTCGAGGCGCTGGACGAGGCCGCGCTGAACTGGGGCGTCAAGGTGCTGCGCTACGAGATCAAGGACCTGACCCCGCCGCCGGCCATCCTGCATTCGATGCAGGCCCAGATCACCGCCGAGCGCGAGAAGCGCGCGCTGATCGCCGCCTCCGAGGGCCGTCGCCAGGAGCAGATCAATATCGCCACCGGCGAGCGCGAGGCCGCGATCGCCCGCTCCGAGGGCGAGAAGCAGGCCGAGATCAACAAGGCCCAGGGCGAAGCCGCCGCGATCACCGCGGTGGCCGACGCCACCGCCGACGCGATCCGCAAGATCGCCGCCTCGATCGAGCAGCCGGGCGGCCAGCAGGCCGTGCAGCTGAAGGTGGCCGAAAAGGCCGTCGATGCCTACGCCCAGCTGGCCCAGAAGAACAACACCATGATCGTGCCGGGCAATATGAGCGAGGTCGGCGGCCTGATCGGCACCGCGATGGCCCTGATGAAGGGCCACAAGCCCAGTTAA
- the fabI gene encoding enoyl-ACP reductase FabI produces MGFLAGKRLLITGVLSNRSIAYGIARACHREGAELAFSYQGERFKDRITEFAAEFGSNLVFDCDVSDDAQIENLFAQLGEAWPEFDGFVHSIGFAPREAIAGDFLDGLTRENFRIAHDISAYSFPAMAKAAAPRLRAGSSLLTLSYLGAERYVPNYNTMGLAKASLEASVRYLAYSLGAKGVRVNGISAGPIKTLAASGIKDFGKLLTAFAASAPIRRNVTIDDVGNTAAFLFSDLAGGISSEVIYVDGGFSHVALADEAS; encoded by the coding sequence ATGGGTTTTCTCGCCGGCAAGCGACTGCTGATCACGGGCGTGTTGTCCAACCGCTCGATCGCCTACGGCATCGCACGCGCCTGCCATCGCGAGGGGGCCGAACTGGCCTTCAGCTATCAGGGCGAACGTTTCAAGGACCGCATCACCGAGTTTGCCGCCGAGTTTGGCTCCAATCTCGTGTTCGATTGCGATGTGTCGGATGACGCCCAGATCGAAAACCTGTTTGCGCAGCTGGGCGAGGCCTGGCCGGAATTCGATGGCTTCGTGCATTCGATCGGTTTCGCGCCGCGCGAGGCGATTGCCGGCGATTTCCTGGACGGCCTGACGCGCGAGAATTTCCGCATCGCCCATGACATCTCGGCCTACAGCTTCCCGGCCATGGCCAAGGCCGCCGCGCCGCGCCTGCGCGCCGGCTCCTCGCTGCTGACCCTGTCCTACCTGGGCGCCGAGCGCTACGTGCCCAACTACAACACCATGGGTCTGGCCAAGGCCTCGCTGGAAGCCAGCGTGCGTTACCTGGCCTATTCGCTGGGCGCCAAGGGCGTGCGCGTCAACGGCATCTCGGCCGGCCCGATCAAGACCCTGGCCGCCTCCGGCATCAAGGACTTCGGCAAGCTGCTGACCGCCTTCGCCGCCAGCGCGCCGATCCGCCGCAATGTGACGATCGACGATGTCGGCAACACCGCCGCCTTCCTGTTCTCCGACCTGGCCGGCGGCATCAGCTCCGAGGTGATCTACGTCGACGGCGGCTTCAGCCATGTCGCCCTGGCCGACGAAGCCTCCTGA
- a CDS encoding LysR family transcriptional regulator, protein MARALNFRQIEAFRAVMQTGTTTGAAALLHTTQPSISRLLAQVQAATELKLFDVHKGRLRPTQEARELFETVQRHFLGLERIEQSVALLRNSGTGRLHVGCTPALGLSVMPKVAAAFSRWHPEVHINLQTVGAVALREGLLHGLYDLVLTTTPLEHPQLDAEVLHRSRMVCVMEPAHRLAGRSHLDVRDLNGEVLITLNAEDPISVELQDVLVRHGVVPAATMETTYSGTICMMALEGIGIGIVNPHVASVFADRLKVVPLRPACSVDVYLALAPQSAPSRMTETFTALLRAHFDTAPPGKSTSPRPTKGRKNHS, encoded by the coding sequence ATGGCCAGAGCCCTGAACTTTCGACAGATTGAGGCGTTTCGCGCCGTCATGCAGACAGGCACCACCACGGGTGCTGCCGCGCTGTTGCATACAACGCAACCCTCGATCAGCCGCCTGCTGGCGCAGGTCCAGGCGGCCACCGAGCTCAAGCTCTTTGATGTCCACAAGGGACGCTTGCGGCCGACGCAGGAGGCTCGTGAACTATTTGAGACGGTGCAGCGGCACTTCCTGGGGCTCGAGCGCATCGAACAGAGCGTCGCGCTGCTGCGCAACTCGGGCACCGGGCGGCTGCATGTCGGCTGCACGCCTGCGCTCGGCTTGTCGGTGATGCCCAAGGTGGCCGCGGCCTTCTCTCGATGGCATCCCGAAGTCCACATCAACCTCCAGACCGTCGGGGCCGTGGCGCTCCGCGAAGGCTTGCTGCATGGCCTCTACGACCTGGTGCTGACGACCACGCCCCTCGAGCATCCGCAGCTCGATGCCGAGGTGCTGCACCGCTCCCGCATGGTCTGCGTGATGGAGCCCGCCCATCGGCTCGCCGGTCGCTCCCATCTGGATGTCAGGGACCTGAATGGCGAAGTGCTGATCACCTTGAATGCCGAGGATCCGATCTCGGTGGAGCTTCAGGATGTACTGGTGCGGCACGGCGTCGTACCCGCTGCCACGATGGAGACGACCTACTCCGGAACGATCTGCATGATGGCGCTGGAGGGGATTGGCATCGGCATCGTCAATCCGCATGTGGCTTCTGTCTTTGCCGACCGGCTGAAGGTGGTCCCCCTGCGTCCGGCCTGTTCGGTCGACGTCTACCTGGCCTTGGCACCGCAGTCGGCGCCCTCCCGCATGACGGAGACTTTCACGGCCTTGCTGCGCGCCCACTTCGATACGGCTCCCCCTGGGAAGAGCACTTCCCCCAGGCCGACAAAGGGACGAAAAAACCACTCATGA
- a CDS encoding NfeD family protein, whose product MDNLPHGATFWWIAAGLLVAVELSTGTFYLLMLALGAAAAALGAHLGLGLSSQITLAALVGGAAVALWHRRRARRPQQAAESNPDVNLDIGQTVLVEQWGPDGHATVKYRGAEWQVRYRGSDRPEAGRYVIRAVEGSCLLLDR is encoded by the coding sequence ATGGACAACCTGCCCCATGGCGCCACGTTCTGGTGGATCGCGGCCGGCCTGCTGGTGGCGGTCGAGCTGAGCACCGGTACCTTCTACCTGCTGATGCTGGCGCTGGGCGCGGCCGCCGCGGCGCTGGGCGCCCATCTGGGCCTGGGCCTCAGCAGCCAGATCACGCTGGCCGCCCTGGTCGGCGGTGCGGCGGTCGCACTCTGGCACCGCCGTCGCGCGCGGCGCCCGCAGCAGGCTGCCGAGAGCAACCCCGACGTCAACTTGGACATCGGCCAGACCGTGCTGGTCGAGCAATGGGGGCCGGATGGTCATGCCACCGTCAAATACCGCGGCGCCGAATGGCAGGTCCGCTACCGCGGCAGCGACCGCCCCGAGGCCGGCCGCTACGTGATCCGCGCGGTCGAGGGCAGCTGCCTGCTGCTGGATCGCTGA
- the ribB gene encoding 3,4-dihydroxy-2-butanone-4-phosphate synthase produces MSLISTATSLSKFPDAQACGEQELLRMPGRLAAALLAMREGRPVVLTDDNDREDEADLIIAAERLTEVSMALLIRECSGIVCLCLQDAMVQRLALPPMVSLNESRYGTAFTVSIEAAQGVSTGVSAADRLTTVRAAIAPDARPADLARPGHVFPLRAQPGGVLARRGHTEGSVDLALMAGLSGAAVLCELMNADGTMARGAQVLDFAERHGLPLLSIAELADYRAAGLRQAA; encoded by the coding sequence ATGTCTCTTATCTCTACCGCTACTTCCCTTTCCAAGTTCCCCGATGCCCAGGCCTGTGGCGAGCAGGAGCTCTTGCGCATGCCCGGCCGCCTGGCGGCGGCCCTGCTGGCGATGCGCGAGGGCCGGCCGGTCGTGCTGACCGACGACAACGACCGCGAGGACGAGGCCGACCTGATCATCGCGGCCGAGCGTCTGACCGAGGTCTCGATGGCCCTGCTGATCCGCGAATGCAGCGGCATCGTCTGCCTGTGCCTGCAGGACGCGATGGTGCAGCGCCTGGCGCTGCCGCCGATGGTGAGCCTGAACGAGAGCCGCTATGGCACGGCCTTCACGGTCAGCATCGAGGCGGCGCAGGGCGTCAGCACCGGGGTCAGCGCGGCCGACCGGCTGACCACGGTGCGCGCCGCGATCGCGCCGGACGCGCGACCCGCGGACCTGGCCCGGCCCGGCCATGTGTTCCCACTGCGCGCGCAGCCGGGCGGCGTGCTGGCGCGGCGTGGCCATACCGAGGGCTCGGTGGACCTGGCCCTGATGGCCGGTCTGTCGGGCGCGGCGGTGCTGTGCGAGCTGATGAATGCCGATGGCACGATGGCGCGCGGCGCCCAGGTGCTGGACTTTGCCGAGCGCCATGGCCTGCCGCTGCTCAGCATCGCCGAACTGGCCGACTACCGCGCGGCCGGCCTGCGCCAGGCCGCTTAA
- a CDS encoding Arm DNA-binding domain-containing protein, with amino-acid sequence MPATAHVEVESDGAGRNRRSALTEVAIKAAKPTPTSYKLWDKNGLHLLATPAGSKLWRWGYRFAGKEKLMAFGAYPLIALRQVREAHEDARRLLAAGTDPMEARKTAKVEQRLAAQNSFAAVAKLWWASWKSARSDSWTSLTSSGSRRWSWRTHAPHPDLQFLAQSA; translated from the coding sequence ATGCCCGCGACTGCTCACGTCGAAGTCGAGTCCGATGGCGCTGGGCGCAACAGGCGCTCCGCCCTGACGGAGGTTGCCATCAAGGCCGCCAAGCCCACCCCCACCTCGTACAAGCTCTGGGACAAGAACGGACTGCACCTCCTGGCCACTCCGGCAGGTTCCAAGCTGTGGCGCTGGGGGTACCGATTCGCCGGGAAAGAAAAGTTGATGGCCTTCGGTGCCTATCCGCTGATTGCGCTTCGACAAGTGCGCGAAGCCCACGAGGACGCCCGCAGACTGTTGGCAGCAGGCACTGACCCCATGGAAGCCCGCAAGACTGCGAAGGTGGAACAACGCCTCGCTGCTCAAAATAGCTTCGCAGCCGTTGCCAAGCTGTGGTGGGCCAGTTGGAAGTCGGCCCGCAGCGACAGCTGGACGTCGCTGACGTCAAGCGGCTCAAGGCGTTGGAGTTGGAGAACACATGCACCTCATCCCGACCTACAGTTCCTGGCTCAATCAGCTTGA
- a CDS encoding arginine/lysine/ornithine decarboxylase: MLRFRFPIVIIDEDYRSENTSGLGIRALADAIQKEGFEVLGVTSYGDLSQFAQQQSRAGAFILSIDDNEFTPGPELDPAVVNLRKFIEEIRFKNADIPIYVYGETRTSQHLPNDVLRELHGFIHMFEDTPEFVARHIIREARSYLDGLAPPFFKALMDYAQDGSYSWHCPGHSGGVAFLKSPVGQMFHQFFGENMLRADVCNAVEELGQLLDHTGPVAASEKNAARIFNADHCFFVTNGTSTSNKMVWHHTVAPGDVVVVDRNCHKSILHSIIMTGAVPVFMTPTRNHYGIIGPIPESEFSPESIKKKIAKNPLLKGVDVKKVKPRIMTLTQSTYDGVLYNTETIKAKLDGWIDTLHFDEAWLPHAAFHTFYGSYHAMGKNRPRPKTAMVYATQSTHKLLAGLSQASQVLVQDSQNVKLDRHLFNEAYLMHTSTSPQYSIIASCDVAAAMMEPPGGTALVEESLAEALDFRRAMRKVEKDYGKSDWWFKVWGPDKQLTAEGVGKPADWMLKANEKWHGFGPIEAGFNMLDPIKSTIITPGLDMSGKFAKTGIPASIVTKFLAEHGVVVEKTGLYSFFIMFTIGITKGRWNTLVTALQQFKDDYDKNAPLWRIMPEFVAAQPRYERMGLRDLCQSIHEAYAQGDIARLTTEVYLSDLEPAMKPSDAYACIAHRKTERVAIDELEGRVTTSLLTPYPPGIPLLIPGERFNKKIVDYLKFTRAFNVKFPGFATDVHGLVAEQGEDGQTRYFVDCVAK, encoded by the coding sequence ATGCTGCGTTTCCGTTTTCCGATTGTCATCATCGACGAGGACTATCGCTCCGAGAACACCTCGGGTTTGGGCATCCGCGCCCTGGCGGACGCGATCCAGAAGGAGGGCTTCGAGGTCCTGGGCGTGACCAGCTACGGTGACCTGAGCCAGTTCGCCCAGCAGCAGAGCCGCGCCGGCGCCTTCATCCTGTCGATCGACGACAACGAGTTCACGCCCGGTCCCGAGCTGGATCCGGCGGTCGTGAACCTGCGCAAGTTCATCGAGGAGATCCGCTTCAAGAATGCGGACATCCCGATCTATGTCTACGGCGAGACGCGCACCTCGCAGCATCTGCCCAACGATGTGCTGCGCGAGCTGCATGGCTTCATCCACATGTTCGAGGATACGCCGGAGTTCGTGGCCCGCCACATCATCCGCGAGGCGCGCAGCTACCTCGACGGCCTGGCGCCGCCGTTCTTCAAGGCGCTGATGGACTATGCCCAGGACGGCTCCTACAGCTGGCATTGCCCGGGTCATTCCGGCGGCGTTGCCTTCCTGAAGAGTCCGGTGGGCCAGATGTTCCACCAGTTCTTCGGCGAGAACATGCTGCGCGCCGATGTCTGCAATGCGGTCGAGGAGCTGGGCCAGCTGCTGGACCACACCGGCCCGGTGGCCGCCTCGGAGAAGAATGCCGCGCGCATCTTCAATGCCGACCATTGTTTCTTCGTCACCAACGGCACCAGCACCTCCAACAAGATGGTCTGGCACCACACGGTGGCGCCGGGCGATGTGGTGGTGGTCGACCGCAACTGCCACAAGTCCATCCTGCACTCGATCATCATGACCGGCGCGGTGCCGGTGTTCATGACGCCGACGCGCAACCATTACGGCATCATCGGCCCGATCCCTGAGAGCGAGTTCTCGCCCGAGTCGATCAAGAAGAAGATCGCCAAGAACCCGCTGCTCAAGGGCGTGGACGTCAAGAAGGTCAAGCCGCGCATCATGACCCTGACGCAGAGCACCTATGACGGCGTGCTCTACAACACCGAGACCATCAAGGCCAAGCTGGACGGCTGGATCGACACCCTGCATTTCGACGAGGCCTGGCTGCCGCACGCGGCCTTCCACACCTTCTACGGCTCGTATCACGCGATGGGCAAGAACCGCCCGCGCCCGAAGACGGCCATGGTCTACGCAACCCAGTCCACCCACAAGCTGCTGGCCGGCCTGAGTCAGGCCTCGCAGGTGCTGGTGCAGGACTCGCAGAACGTCAAGCTGGATCGGCACCTCTTCAACGAGGCCTATCTGATGCACACCTCGACCAGCCCGCAGTACAGCATCATCGCCAGCTGCGACGTCGCGGCCGCGATGATGGAGCCGCCCGGCGGCACCGCGCTGGTGGAGGAGAGTCTGGCCGAGGCGCTGGACTTCCGCCGCGCGATGCGCAAGGTCGAGAAGGACTACGGCAAGTCCGACTGGTGGTTCAAGGTCTGGGGGCCGGACAAGCAGCTGACGGCCGAGGGCGTCGGCAAGCCGGCGGACTGGATGCTGAAGGCCAACGAGAAGTGGCATGGCTTCGGCCCGATCGAGGCCGGCTTCAACATGCTGGACCCGATCAAGTCCACCATCATCACGCCCGGCCTGGACATGAGCGGCAAGTTTGCCAAGACCGGCATCCCGGCCAGCATCGTCACCAAGTTCCTGGCCGAGCATGGCGTGGTGGTCGAGAAGACGGGCCTGTACTCGTTCTTCATCATGTTCACGATCGGCATCACCAAGGGCCGCTGGAACACGCTGGTGACCGCGCTGCAGCAGTTCAAGGACGACTACGACAAGAACGCGCCGCTGTGGCGCATCATGCCGGAGTTCGTTGCCGCCCAGCCGCGCTATGAGCGCATGGGTCTGCGCGACCTGTGCCAGAGCATCCACGAGGCCTATGCCCAGGGTGACATCGCGCGCCTGACGACCGAGGTCTATCTGTCCGACCTGGAGCCGGCGATGAAGCCCAGCGATGCCTATGCCTGCATAGCGCACCGCAAGACCGAGCGCGTCGCGATCGACGAGCTGGAAGGCCGCGTCACGACCTCGCTGCTAACGCCGTACCCGCCCGGCATCCCGCTCTTGATCCCGGGCGAGCGCTTCAACAAGAAGATCGTCGACTACCTGAAGTTCACCCGCGCCTTCAACGTCAAGTTCCCGGGCTTCGCGACCGACGTGCATGGCCTGGTGGCGGAGCAGGGCGAGGACGGCCAAACCCGCTACTTCGTCGACTGCGTGGCCAAGTAA